The Arvicola amphibius chromosome 11, mArvAmp1.2, whole genome shotgun sequence genome has a segment encoding these proteins:
- the Osgin2 gene encoding oxidative stress-induced growth inhibitor 2 isoform X1 codes for MRGRGLRDYSDTETEGEIFNSLVQYFGDNLGPKVKGMPLVEETSLLEDSSVTLPVVIIGNGPSGICLSYMLSGYRPYLSPEAMHPNSILHSKLEEARHLSIVDQDLEYLSEGLEGRSSNPVAVLFDTLLHPDADFGYDYPSVLHWKLEQHHYIPHLVLGKGPPGGAWHNMEGSMLTISFGNWMELPGLKFKDWMSSKRRNLKGDRVMPEEIARYYKHYVNVMGLQKNFRENTYITSVSRLYRDQGDNGGQDRDISTKRLQNQKSKFIKRNWEIRGYQRIAGGSHVPFCLFAENVALATGTLDSPAHLEVEGEELPFVFHSLPEFGAAVNRGELCGRVDPVLVVGSGLTAADAVLCAYNNNIPVIHVFRRRVTDPGLIFKQLPQKLYPEYHKVYDMMCAQAHSADSDAVSEYTSFPEHRVLSFKSDMKCVLESHSGLKRIFKLSAAVVLIGSHPNLSFLKEQGCYLGRHSSRPITCKGNPVEVDAYTYECVKEANLFALGPLVGDNFVRFLKGGALAVTRCLATRQKKKQHLFVERGGGDGIA; via the exons ATGCGAGGCCGTGGACTCAG agactatAGTGATACTGAAACTGAAGGAGAGATTTTCAATTCCTTAGTGCAATATTTTGGTGATAATTTGGGGCCAAAAGTTAAAGGGATGCCATTGGTTGAAGAAACCTCTTTACTTGAAGATTCATCAGTGACTTTACCTGTGGTAATAATTG gaaatgGACCTTCAGGAATATGCCTGTCGTATATGTTGTCAGGGTACAGACCGTATTTATCGCCGGAAGCAATGCATCCAAACTCAATCTTACACAGTAAGCTAGAGGAAGCAAGGCATCTCTCCATTGTTGACCAG GACTTAGAGTACCTATCTGAGGGTCTGGAGGGCCGGTCATCCAATCCCGTGGCAGTGCTTTTTGACACACTTCTTCACCCAGATGCTGACTTTGGGTATGATTACCCATCTGTTCTACATTGGAAACTGGAACAACATCATTATATCCCTCACTTAGTTCTTGGGAAGGGCCCTCCTGGTGGGGCGTGGCAT AATATGGAAGGGTCTATGTTGACAATCAGCTTTGGAAATTGGATGGAGCTACCTGGACTTAAATTTAAAGATTGGATGTCAAGCAAACGAAG GAACTTAAAGGGGGACCGTGTTATGCCAGAGGAAATAGCTCGCTACTATAAACACTATGTGAACGTCATGGGTCTTCAGAAGAATTTCAGAGAGAATACTTACATAACCTCTGTATCAAGACTCTACAGAGACCAAGGTGATAATGGTGGTCAAGACAGAGATATTTCAACAAAGCGTTTACAGAACCAGAAGTCAAAATTTATCAAGAGAAACTGGGAAATCAGAGGCTATCAGCGAATAGCAGGTGGTTCTCATGTTCCCTTTTGCCTCTTCGCTGAGAATGTAGCTCTTGCAACTGGAACCTTGGATTCTCCTGCCCACCTggaagtggagggagaagagCTTCCTTTTGTGTTCCACTCACTGCCCGAGTTCGGAGCTGCTGTCAACAGAGGGGAGCTGTGCGGCAGAGTGGACCCAGTGCTGGTCGTGGGCTCCGGCCTCACCGCGGCTGACGCGGTGCTGTGTGCCTACAACAACAACATCCCTGTGATCCACGTCTTCCGCAGACGAGTAACTGACCCAGGCTTAATTTTCAAACAGCTTCCCCAGAAGCTGTATCCTGAGTACCACAAAGTCTACGACATGATGTGCGCTCAGGCACACTCCGCAGACTCGGATGCTGTGTCTGAGTACACCAGCTTTCCTGAGCACCGTGTGCTCTCCTTTAAGTCAGACATGAAGTGCGTTCTTGAGAGCCACTCGGGACTGAAGAGAATATTTAAGCTGTCTGCAGCTGTAGTCTTGATCGGTTCCCATCCTAACCTGTCCTTTCTGAAGGAACAAGGGTGTTACCTAGGCCGCCACTCCAGCCGGCCAATAACGTGCAAGGGGAACCCTGTGGAGGTCGACGCGTACACCTATGAGTGTGTGAAAGAGGCCAACCTTTTTGCTTTGGGCCCTTTGGTTGGAGACAATTTTGTTCGATTTTTGAAGGGAGGGGCACTGGCTGTTACACGCTGTTTGGCTAcgagacagaagaaaaagcagCATTTGTTTgttgaaagaggaggaggagatggaataGCTTAA
- the Osgin2 gene encoding oxidative stress-induced growth inhibitor 2 isoform X2 — translation MPVWCCRCSLAGHLRDYSDTETEGEIFNSLVQYFGDNLGPKVKGMPLVEETSLLEDSSVTLPVVIIGNGPSGICLSYMLSGYRPYLSPEAMHPNSILHSKLEEARHLSIVDQDLEYLSEGLEGRSSNPVAVLFDTLLHPDADFGYDYPSVLHWKLEQHHYIPHLVLGKGPPGGAWHNMEGSMLTISFGNWMELPGLKFKDWMSSKRRNLKGDRVMPEEIARYYKHYVNVMGLQKNFRENTYITSVSRLYRDQGDNGGQDRDISTKRLQNQKSKFIKRNWEIRGYQRIAGGSHVPFCLFAENVALATGTLDSPAHLEVEGEELPFVFHSLPEFGAAVNRGELCGRVDPVLVVGSGLTAADAVLCAYNNNIPVIHVFRRRVTDPGLIFKQLPQKLYPEYHKVYDMMCAQAHSADSDAVSEYTSFPEHRVLSFKSDMKCVLESHSGLKRIFKLSAAVVLIGSHPNLSFLKEQGCYLGRHSSRPITCKGNPVEVDAYTYECVKEANLFALGPLVGDNFVRFLKGGALAVTRCLATRQKKKQHLFVERGGGDGIA, via the exons ATGCCCGTGTGGTGCTGCCGCTGCTCCCTGGCTGGGCATCTCAG agactatAGTGATACTGAAACTGAAGGAGAGATTTTCAATTCCTTAGTGCAATATTTTGGTGATAATTTGGGGCCAAAAGTTAAAGGGATGCCATTGGTTGAAGAAACCTCTTTACTTGAAGATTCATCAGTGACTTTACCTGTGGTAATAATTG gaaatgGACCTTCAGGAATATGCCTGTCGTATATGTTGTCAGGGTACAGACCGTATTTATCGCCGGAAGCAATGCATCCAAACTCAATCTTACACAGTAAGCTAGAGGAAGCAAGGCATCTCTCCATTGTTGACCAG GACTTAGAGTACCTATCTGAGGGTCTGGAGGGCCGGTCATCCAATCCCGTGGCAGTGCTTTTTGACACACTTCTTCACCCAGATGCTGACTTTGGGTATGATTACCCATCTGTTCTACATTGGAAACTGGAACAACATCATTATATCCCTCACTTAGTTCTTGGGAAGGGCCCTCCTGGTGGGGCGTGGCAT AATATGGAAGGGTCTATGTTGACAATCAGCTTTGGAAATTGGATGGAGCTACCTGGACTTAAATTTAAAGATTGGATGTCAAGCAAACGAAG GAACTTAAAGGGGGACCGTGTTATGCCAGAGGAAATAGCTCGCTACTATAAACACTATGTGAACGTCATGGGTCTTCAGAAGAATTTCAGAGAGAATACTTACATAACCTCTGTATCAAGACTCTACAGAGACCAAGGTGATAATGGTGGTCAAGACAGAGATATTTCAACAAAGCGTTTACAGAACCAGAAGTCAAAATTTATCAAGAGAAACTGGGAAATCAGAGGCTATCAGCGAATAGCAGGTGGTTCTCATGTTCCCTTTTGCCTCTTCGCTGAGAATGTAGCTCTTGCAACTGGAACCTTGGATTCTCCTGCCCACCTggaagtggagggagaagagCTTCCTTTTGTGTTCCACTCACTGCCCGAGTTCGGAGCTGCTGTCAACAGAGGGGAGCTGTGCGGCAGAGTGGACCCAGTGCTGGTCGTGGGCTCCGGCCTCACCGCGGCTGACGCGGTGCTGTGTGCCTACAACAACAACATCCCTGTGATCCACGTCTTCCGCAGACGAGTAACTGACCCAGGCTTAATTTTCAAACAGCTTCCCCAGAAGCTGTATCCTGAGTACCACAAAGTCTACGACATGATGTGCGCTCAGGCACACTCCGCAGACTCGGATGCTGTGTCTGAGTACACCAGCTTTCCTGAGCACCGTGTGCTCTCCTTTAAGTCAGACATGAAGTGCGTTCTTGAGAGCCACTCGGGACTGAAGAGAATATTTAAGCTGTCTGCAGCTGTAGTCTTGATCGGTTCCCATCCTAACCTGTCCTTTCTGAAGGAACAAGGGTGTTACCTAGGCCGCCACTCCAGCCGGCCAATAACGTGCAAGGGGAACCCTGTGGAGGTCGACGCGTACACCTATGAGTGTGTGAAAGAGGCCAACCTTTTTGCTTTGGGCCCTTTGGTTGGAGACAATTTTGTTCGATTTTTGAAGGGAGGGGCACTGGCTGTTACACGCTGTTTGGCTAcgagacagaagaaaaagcagCATTTGTTTgttgaaagaggaggaggagatggaataGCTTAA